Proteins encoded together in one Candidatus Bathyarchaeota archaeon window:
- a CDS encoding MFS transporter yields the protein MDHHGSGEADSTEKETVLLLTTLGSFITPFMSSSINIALPSIASELKADIISMGWIATSYLLALAISMVPFGKLSDIHGRKRIFKYGLATYTASSLLCAASDSATTMILLRVLQGIGSAMISCTAVAILTSVYPVGSRGRVLGLNVAAVYSGLSLGPFIGGLLTQNLGWRSIFALNTLLSLILFTSVIWKLRGEWVEAEGERFDFVGSIIWVLSLAGLMYGFSILPAALGITIVLAGVLGICIFILWEVRVETPLIEMDIFRRSRVFTFSNLAALIHYSATFAVGFLLSLYLQYVKSLDPQSAGLILIFQPLIQTLFSPLAGKVSDRIEPRLVASAGMSLTALGLAMFTLLSENTALHLVAANLSILGFGFALFSSPNTNAVMGSVNRRFYGVASATLGTMRFLGQMLSMGVVMIVFAIYLGEVEVATSPSTFLKSSQLSFIIFTFTCCLGVFASLVRGRLEK from the coding sequence AGAAAGAGACTGTTCTACTGCTCACAACCTTAGGATCCTTCATCACACCATTCATGTCCTCCTCCATCAACATCGCCCTCCCATCCATAGCCTCAGAGCTTAAGGCAGACATCATATCGATGGGATGGATCGCCACATCCTACCTCCTCGCTCTAGCAATATCCATGGTGCCTTTCGGAAAGCTCTCAGACATACATGGCCGCAAGAGAATCTTCAAGTATGGATTAGCAACATATACGGCCTCCTCACTACTATGTGCCGCATCAGACTCAGCGACGACCATGATCCTGCTCAGAGTATTGCAGGGGATCGGTTCGGCGATGATCTCCTGCACAGCCGTAGCGATACTCACATCGGTCTATCCAGTAGGCTCGAGGGGTAGGGTTCTAGGTCTGAATGTGGCAGCTGTATACTCGGGATTATCCCTCGGACCATTCATCGGTGGACTGTTAACCCAGAATCTAGGTTGGAGAAGCATATTCGCCCTGAATACTCTGTTAAGCCTCATCCTCTTCACATCCGTCATTTGGAAGCTCAGGGGAGAGTGGGTTGAGGCTGAAGGTGAGAGGTTCGATTTTGTAGGTTCCATTATTTGGGTCCTATCCCTAGCCGGCTTGATGTATGGATTCTCAATACTACCGGCAGCCCTAGGTATAACGATAGTCCTCGCCGGAGTCTTAGGCATATGCATATTCATATTATGGGAGGTGAGGGTTGAAACTCCACTTATTGAAATGGATATTTTCAGAAGGAGTAGGGTTTTCACCTTCTCGAATCTAGCAGCCTTGATACATTACAGCGCAACATTTGCAGTTGGATTCCTACTCAGCCTGTACCTGCAATATGTCAAGAGCCTCGACCCCCAGAGTGCAGGGCTCATCCTAATATTTCAACCCCTCATCCAAACATTATTCTCACCATTAGCGGGAAAAGTTTCAGACAGAATCGAGCCTAGGCTTGTTGCTTCAGCTGGAATGTCCCTGACGGCACTGGGACTGGCTATGTTCACACTCTTGAGCGAGAATACTGCTCTTCATCTTGTTGCAGCTAACCTGTCAATTCTAGGTTTCGGATTTGCCCTCTTCTCCTCACCAAATACCAATGCCGTGATGGGCTCAGTCAATAGGAGATTCTATGGCGTGGCGTCGGCGACCCTCGGAACCATGAGGTTTCTAGGCCAGATGTTGAGTATGGGAGTCGTCATGATAGTGTTCGCAATCTACTTAGGCGAAGTAGAGGTTGCAACGAGTCCGAGCACATTCTTGAAGAGCAGCCAACTCTCATTCATCATATTTACATTTACGTGCTGTTTGGGAGTTTTCGCGTCGCTTGTGAGGGGTCGATTGGAGAAGTAA
- a CDS encoding sugar phosphate isomerase/epimerase has translation MIVGFPNNPRKDLVEEVRWIGESEFDFVDLFLEEDKATPDSIDTGEVKRLLTDYGLDTVGHTPYYLPIGSPSKPLRSAAVQEATRCFEVFRLLDVEFVAIHADWPGGLFTVDDGLKFQIESLNFLTDEAEKYGITLLYEPTVSKENRIENVERVLEAMPRLMLLLDIGHANLNNNKPAEFIERFSDKIRHVHLSDNDGSGDLHLPIGCGKIDWHETLRLLKRYYDGTMTLEIFSSDRNYALFSRGSLKEMWGRV, from the coding sequence ATGATAGTAGGTTTTCCAAATAATCCCAGAAAAGATCTAGTTGAAGAGGTTAGATGGATCGGTGAGAGTGAGTTCGACTTTGTAGATTTATTTCTTGAGGAGGATAAGGCCACTCCAGACTCTATCGATACAGGTGAAGTCAAGAGGCTCCTCACCGATTATGGGTTGGATACTGTCGGGCACACTCCTTACTACCTACCAATAGGGTCGCCTTCCAAACCCTTGAGGTCGGCGGCGGTCCAGGAGGCCACCCGTTGCTTCGAAGTCTTCAGGCTTCTCGATGTGGAGTTCGTTGCAATTCACGCTGACTGGCCTGGTGGGCTCTTCACGGTAGATGATGGTTTAAAGTTTCAGATAGAATCGTTGAACTTCTTGACGGATGAGGCTGAGAAATATGGCATCACCCTGCTCTATGAGCCCACCGTATCAAAGGAGAATAGGATTGAAAATGTTGAGAGGGTCCTTGAGGCTATGCCGAGGTTGATGCTGCTCCTCGACATAGGCCACGCTAACCTGAACAACAATAAACCTGCAGAGTTCATTGAGAGATTTAGCGACAAGATAAGGCATGTGCATCTGAGCGACAACGACGGTTCAGGAGACCTACATCTGCCAATAGGATGTGGCAAGATAGACTGGCATGAAACGTTGAGACTCTTGAAGAGATATTACGACGGAACGATGACGTTGGAGATCTTCTCCTCGGACAGGAACTATGCATTATTCAGTAGGGGTAGTTTAAAAGAGATGTGGGGCAGAGTGTGA
- a CDS encoding Mth938-like domain-containing protein: MIDMYDFGVIVIDGKEYNRDLIILPTKVIEGWWRREGHNLALEDLKELVDLDSPPEVLVVGTGYSGMMNVPEDVEDHLRRIGIEVIVEPTRNACRTFNTLLIKGRRVAAALHLTC, from the coding sequence ATGATAGATATGTATGATTTTGGCGTCATAGTAATTGACGGCAAAGAATATAATAGAGACCTGATAATTCTTCCGACAAAGGTTATCGAAGGCTGGTGGAGGAGAGAGGGACACAACCTGGCTCTTGAAGATTTGAAGGAGTTGGTAGATTTGGACTCTCCCCCAGAAGTCCTTGTTGTAGGGACAGGTTATTCAGGGATGATGAATGTACCAGAGGATGTAGAGGACCATCTGAGGAGGATAGGTATAGAGGTGATAGTCGAGCCTACAAGAAATGCTTGCAGGACATTCAACACCCTACTGATAAAAGGGAGGAGAGTCGCCGCAGCCCTCCACCTGACATGCTGA
- a CDS encoding class II fructose-1,6-bisphosphate aldolase, producing the protein MDLGLSNTREMLSRAYGGGYAVPGYNFNNMEQLQAIIQACAETRSPVILQVSKGARKYANRILLRYMAMGAVQMVKDFAESIPIALHLDHGDSFELCKACVDDGFSSIMIDGSFLPYDENVALTRRVVEYAHAFDVSVEGELGVLAGIEEDLGSREAHYTNPNDVEDFVEKTGVDSLAISIGTSHGAYKFKLRPGEPPPTLRFDILEEVADRLPGFPIVLHGASSVPQRYIELINKYGGSIKGAVGIPEDQLRKAARSAVCKINIDTDGRLAFTAMVRKYLSENPEEFDPRRYLGEARKELIEMIKNKNINVLGSAWKA; encoded by the coding sequence ATGGACCTTGGATTGAGCAACACAAGAGAGATGTTGAGCAGAGCTTACGGTGGCGGCTACGCTGTTCCAGGATATAATTTTAACAATATGGAGCAGTTGCAGGCTATAATTCAGGCGTGTGCTGAGACACGATCCCCAGTCATTCTCCAAGTCTCGAAGGGCGCGAGGAAATATGCGAACAGAATCCTCCTCAGATATATGGCTATGGGCGCAGTTCAGATGGTAAAGGATTTCGCTGAATCGATCCCTATAGCCTTACATTTGGATCACGGCGACTCCTTCGAACTATGCAAAGCCTGTGTGGATGACGGCTTCTCGTCGATAATGATAGACGGCTCGTTCCTACCCTACGATGAGAATGTGGCTTTGACGAGGAGGGTTGTGGAATACGCTCATGCCTTCGACGTCAGCGTCGAGGGTGAGCTTGGTGTACTGGCTGGGATCGAGGAGGATTTAGGTTCCAGGGAAGCTCATTATACTAATCCAAATGATGTAGAAGACTTCGTTGAGAAGACAGGTGTCGACAGTCTAGCAATATCCATAGGGACGTCTCATGGAGCTTACAAGTTCAAGTTGAGGCCTGGGGAACCCCCTCCAACCCTGAGGTTCGATATACTCGAGGAAGTTGCGGATAGGCTGCCGGGCTTTCCAATAGTCTTGCATGGGGCCTCCTCAGTACCCCAGAGATACATTGAATTGATCAATAAGTACGGGGGATCTATAAAGGGTGCTGTTGGGATACCTGAAGACCAGCTTAGAAAAGCTGCGAGGTCCGCTGTATGCAAGATAAACATCGATACTGATGGTCGCCTAGCCTTCACAGCGATGGTTAGGAAATATCTTTCAGAGAATCCTGAAGAGTTTGATCCGAGGAGATACCTTGGTGAGGCTAGGAAAGAACTTATTGAAATGATCAAGAACAAGAATATCAACGTATTAGGCTCAGCATGGAAGGCCTGA